The proteins below come from a single Sphingomonas carotinifaciens genomic window:
- the rdgB gene encoding RdgB/HAM1 family non-canonical purine NTP pyrophosphatase: MSGEGREPQAIRKLGPGKLVIASHNKGKIVEIRELLAPYGVEPVSAGDLDLPEPEETGTTFVANAELKALAAADLSGLPALADDSGLCVEALGGDPGIFSARWGGPQKDFDMAMRLVEDRLGETPDAPRDAHFVCALALAWPDGHVEWFEGRVDGTLVWPPRGTQGHGYDPMFRPNGYDTTFAEMDSDTKSGISHRGDAFRQLVKAVF; the protein is encoded by the coding sequence ATGAGCGGCGAGGGCCGCGAACCGCAGGCGATCCGCAAGCTCGGCCCCGGCAAGCTGGTGATCGCCAGCCATAACAAGGGCAAGATCGTCGAGATCCGCGAACTGCTGGCGCCCTACGGCGTCGAGCCGGTCTCGGCGGGCGATCTCGACCTGCCGGAGCCGGAAGAGACGGGCACGACCTTTGTCGCCAATGCCGAGCTGAAGGCGCTGGCCGCGGCGGACCTGTCCGGCCTGCCCGCGCTGGCCGACGACAGCGGCCTGTGCGTCGAGGCGCTGGGCGGCGATCCCGGCATCTTTTCGGCGCGCTGGGGTGGCCCGCAAAAGGATTTCGACATGGCGATGCGGCTTGTCGAGGATCGGCTGGGCGAAACCCCGGATGCCCCGCGCGACGCGCATTTCGTCTGCGCGCTGGCGCTGGCCTGGCCGGACGGGCACGTCGAATGGTTCGAGGGGCGGGTCGATGGCACGCTGGTGTGGCCGCCACGCGGCACCCAGGGCCATGGCTATGACCCGATGTTCCGGCCCAACGGCTATGACACGACCTTTGCCGAAATGGATTCGGACACGAAAAGCGGGATCAGCCACCGCGGCGACGCCTTCCGCCAGTTGGTGAAGGCGGTGTTCTGA
- the rph gene encoding ribonuclease PH, translating to MRPSGRTPDQMRPITVEPRFTRHAEGSVLIGFGDTRVLVTASIEERVPPFLRGKGEGWVTAEYGMLPRATHTRGSREAAKGKQSGRTQEIQRLIGRSLRSVVDLKALGERQIVLDCDVIQADGGTRTASISGAWIALRMAVDTLLRDGKLTSDPIRQKVAAVSCGIHQGTPVLDLDYVEDSAADADANFVLLENGHIAEVQATAEHATYDEEALLRLLRLARMGCNEIFAAQAKAVAA from the coding sequence ATGCGCCCCTCCGGCCGCACGCCAGACCAGATGCGTCCCATCACCGTCGAGCCCCGTTTCACCCGCCATGCCGAGGGGTCGGTGCTGATCGGGTTCGGCGACACCAGGGTGCTCGTCACCGCCTCGATCGAGGAGCGGGTGCCCCCCTTCCTGCGCGGCAAGGGCGAAGGCTGGGTGACCGCCGAATATGGCATGCTGCCGCGCGCCACCCACACCCGCGGCAGCCGAGAGGCGGCCAAGGGCAAGCAGTCGGGCCGCACGCAGGAGATCCAGCGGCTGATCGGCCGTTCGCTCCGCTCGGTGGTCGACCTGAAGGCGCTGGGCGAGCGGCAGATCGTGCTCGACTGCGACGTGATCCAGGCGGACGGCGGTACGCGCACCGCCTCCATCTCGGGCGCGTGGATCGCACTGCGCATGGCGGTCGACACCCTGCTGCGCGACGGCAAGCTGACCAGCGACCCGATCCGGCAGAAGGTGGCCGCGGTGTCATGCGGCATCCATCAGGGCACGCCCGTCCTCGACCTCGACTATGTCGAGGATTCGGCCGCCGACGCGGACGCCAATTTCGTGCTGCTGGAGAACGGCCACATCGCCGAGGTGCAGGCGACCGCCGAACATGCCACCTATGACGAGGAAGCGCTGCTCCGCCTGCTCCGCCTCGCGCGCATGGGCTGCAACGAGATCTTCGCGGCACAGGCAAAGGCGGTTGCGGCATGA
- the hrcA gene encoding heat-inducible transcriptional repressor HrcA has protein sequence MATPPIIELSARARDIFRVVVDSYLESGVPVGSKTIARSGINLSPASIRGVMQELEEVGLLAAPHTSAGRMPTEQGLRLFVDGMMHVHEPSAEERAAIEARAGTHGPVEEALAATTAILSGLSACAGLVMVPKREVKLRSIGFVPLSPVQALAVLVSEDGSVENRVLQVPGGMTSSALVEAGNFMTATLGGLTLAEAQGRLERELKGTRAALDGAARELVERGLAVWSEDGERRPVLIVRGQGRLIDAAAAADLERVRDLLDDLEGKQEIASLLDSARAGDSTRIFIGAENKLFALSGSSVIARPFRGLDGQVVGVVGVIGPTRLNYARVVPMVDFTAATLARLMG, from the coding sequence ATGGCCACCCCGCCGATCATCGAACTGAGTGCGCGCGCCCGCGACATCTTTCGCGTGGTGGTCGACAGCTATCTGGAAAGCGGCGTGCCGGTGGGGTCGAAGACGATCGCCCGGTCGGGGATCAACCTGTCGCCGGCCTCCATCCGCGGCGTGATGCAGGAACTGGAGGAGGTGGGGCTGCTCGCCGCGCCGCACACCTCCGCCGGGCGGATGCCGACCGAACAGGGCCTGCGCCTGTTCGTCGACGGCATGATGCACGTCCATGAACCGAGCGCGGAGGAACGCGCCGCGATCGAGGCGCGGGCGGGCACGCACGGGCCGGTCGAGGAAGCGCTGGCGGCGACCACCGCGATTCTGTCCGGCCTGTCGGCGTGTGCGGGTCTGGTGATGGTGCCCAAGCGCGAGGTGAAACTGCGCTCGATCGGGTTCGTGCCCCTGTCGCCGGTACAGGCGCTGGCGGTGCTGGTCAGCGAGGACGGATCGGTCGAGAACCGCGTGCTGCAGGTGCCCGGCGGCATGACCTCGTCTGCGCTGGTGGAGGCGGGCAATTTCATGACCGCGACGCTGGGCGGACTGACGCTGGCGGAGGCACAGGGGCGGCTGGAGCGCGAGCTGAAGGGCACACGCGCGGCGCTGGACGGTGCGGCGCGCGAACTGGTCGAACGCGGTCTTGCCGTGTGGAGCGAGGATGGCGAGCGGCGGCCGGTGCTGATCGTGCGCGGGCAGGGGCGGCTGATCGATGCCGCCGCCGCCGCCGATCTGGAACGGGTGCGCGATCTGCTCGACGATCTGGAGGGCAAGCAGGAAATCGCCAGCCTGCTCGATTCGGCGCGGGCGGGCGATTCGACCCGGATCTTCATCGGTGCGGAGAACAAGCTGTTCGCGCTGTCCGGCTCCTCGGTGATCGCGCGACCCTTTCGCGGGCTGGACGGGCAGGTGGTCGGCGTGGTGGGGGTGATCGGCCCCACGCGGTTGAACTATGCCCGCGTCGTGCCCATGGTGGATTTCACCGCGGCGACGCTTGCCCGACTGATGGGCTGA
- the grpE gene encoding nucleotide exchange factor GrpE, which yields MNENETKQPETQDLREETAEAAPEVAEHDALGSLREQLAEAQQQTLYARAEVQNIRRRAEKDVSDARAYASTNFARDILSVADNLGRALQAIPADLREDDKMKGLVAGLEATGRELDSVLGRHGITKIAAMGETLDPNRHQAMLEMPSDAAPGTIVQEMQSGYMIKDRLLRPALVAVAKKPD from the coding sequence ATGAACGAGAACGAGACCAAGCAGCCGGAAACGCAGGATCTGCGCGAGGAAACGGCCGAGGCCGCGCCCGAAGTGGCGGAGCATGACGCGCTGGGAAGCTTGCGCGAGCAACTGGCCGAGGCGCAGCAGCAGACGCTCTATGCCCGCGCCGAGGTGCAGAATATCCGCCGTCGCGCCGAAAAGGACGTGTCGGACGCACGCGCCTATGCATCCACCAATTTCGCGCGCGATATCCTGTCGGTGGCGGACAATCTGGGCCGCGCGCTGCAGGCGATCCCCGCCGACCTGCGCGAGGATGACAAGATGAAGGGCCTTGTCGCGGGGCTGGAGGCGACGGGCCGCGAGCTGGACAGCGTGCTGGGCCGCCACGGCATCACCAAGATCGCCGCGATGGGCGAGACGCTGGACCCCAACCGCCACCAGGCGATGCTGGAAATGCCCTCGGACGCGGCGCCCGGCACGATCGTGCAGGAAATGCAGTCGGGCTATATGATCAAGGATCGCCTGCTCCGCCCGGCACTGGTCGCGGTCGCCAAGAAGCCGGACTGA
- a CDS encoding vgr related protein, with amino-acid sequence MQRRTLTPAETALARSVFGDTIDYDAVGLSPTKWAFFQPRNTVMAPRGCIHFHPKGGLWREDFGACPLHEQGLFIHEMVHIWQHQQGICLPLARHPFCRYGYALKPGQPFRRYGLEQQAEIVRHAFLLAHGGRVPGAPGLAQYETLVPFPIGRR; translated from the coding sequence ATGCAGCGACGTACCCTGACCCCCGCCGAAACCGCGCTGGCGCGCAGCGTCTTTGGCGACACGATCGATTATGACGCGGTCGGCCTGTCGCCGACCAAATGGGCCTTCTTCCAGCCGCGCAATACGGTGATGGCCCCGCGCGGCTGCATCCATTTCCACCCCAAGGGCGGCCTGTGGCGCGAGGATTTCGGCGCCTGTCCGCTGCACGAGCAAGGGCTGTTCATCCACGAGATGGTGCACATCTGGCAGCATCAGCAGGGCATCTGCCTGCCGCTCGCGCGTCACCCTTTCTGCCGGTACGGCTATGCGCTGAAGCCCGGCCAGCCCTTTCGCCGCTACGGGCTGGAGCAACAGGCGGAAATCGTGCGCCACGCCTTTCTGCTAGCGCACGGGGGCCGGGTGCCCGGCGCCCCCGGCCTTGCGCAATATGAGACGCTGGTCCCCTTTCCCATCGGCCGGCGCTAG
- a CDS encoding flagellin: MTVINTNGAALRALGASRLAETCLDTAMNRLSTGKRINSAKDDAAGLAIASTMTAQIMGMRQGMRNAIDGTSLVQTADGALGEVTSMAQRIRELAVQAASGTYSDNDRAALQVEVTALTKQIETVLSNTQFNGVSLFNSGAGSKVTVQAGANAGDLIDIQIGGIQTTFLRSTPNDMQPVRDWPYWQNGPVDQHLITFDDYVSGAKRSGVTVTQDQIGTTVYPQRGDQWYDPVNNTWAGDTEYVTLSLTEELKVTNRYRAENTMNRMDEMLDRVANVRAGIGATANRLESVVNNLTTNTTNLSDARSRIEDADFSVETVNLARAQILKQASASMLAQANQSQQDVMKLLGN; the protein is encoded by the coding sequence ATGACGGTCATCAACACCAACGGTGCGGCCCTGCGCGCGCTGGGTGCATCGCGGTTGGCGGAGACGTGCCTCGACACCGCGATGAACCGGCTGTCGACGGGCAAGCGGATCAATTCGGCCAAGGACGACGCCGCCGGCCTCGCCATCGCCTCGACCATGACCGCGCAGATCATGGGCATGCGCCAGGGCATGCGTAACGCGATCGACGGTACCTCGCTGGTCCAGACCGCGGACGGCGCGCTGGGCGAGGTGACCAGCATGGCGCAGCGCATCCGCGAGCTGGCGGTGCAGGCGGCGTCGGGTACCTATAGCGACAACGACCGCGCGGCGTTGCAGGTCGAGGTGACGGCACTGACGAAGCAAATCGAGACGGTACTCTCCAACACGCAATTCAATGGCGTATCATTATTCAACAGTGGTGCCGGCAGCAAAGTAACGGTGCAGGCCGGTGCCAATGCCGGCGACCTGATCGACATTCAGATCGGTGGCATTCAAACGACGTTTCTGCGATCCACGCCGAACGACATGCAGCCGGTTCGCGACTGGCCTTACTGGCAAAACGGACCTGTCGACCAGCACCTCATCACCTTTGACGATTATGTGTCAGGCGCAAAGCGTAGCGGTGTCACGGTGACGCAGGATCAGATTGGAACAACTGTTTATCCCCAGCGTGGCGACCAATGGTACGATCCTGTGAATAATACTTGGGCGGGAGACACCGAATACGTGACCCTCAGCCTCACGGAAGAATTAAAGGTCACCAATCGCTACCGCGCCGAAAACACGATGAACCGCATGGACGAAATGCTGGACCGCGTCGCCAATGTCCGCGCCGGCATCGGTGCCACCGCGAACCGGCTGGAATCGGTGGTGAACAACCTGACCACCAACACCACCAACCTGTCCGACGCGCGCTCGCGGATCGAAGATGCGGATTTCTCGGTCGAGACGGTCAACCTCGCCCGCGCGCAGATCCTGAAACAGGCCTCCGCCTCGATGCTCGCCCAGGCCAATCAAAGCCAGCAGGACGTGATGAAGCTGCTCGGCAACTAG
- a CDS encoding copper chaperone PCu(A)C yields the protein MRTGLGIVWTVLALAALPSCDTARTTVEAGDAWARLGAVPGRPAAAYFTVHGGPERKTLINVTTDVAIRSEMHESMANGMRPIASVPIPAHSDVVFAPGGRHVMLFDVNPGVKPGRYITLTLSFSDGRRIVTGAKVIAAGAPRPADS from the coding sequence TTGCGCACCGGTTTGGGCATTGTTTGGACGGTGCTGGCGCTCGCCGCGCTGCCCTCCTGCGACACGGCGCGCACCACGGTGGAGGCCGGCGACGCGTGGGCGCGCCTCGGTGCGGTACCGGGCCGACCGGCCGCGGCCTATTTCACCGTGCATGGCGGGCCGGAGCGCAAGACGCTGATCAACGTGACCACCGATGTCGCGATCCGCTCGGAAATGCACGAAAGCATGGCGAACGGCATGCGCCCGATCGCCTCGGTGCCGATCCCGGCGCATAGCGATGTGGTGTTCGCTCCCGGTGGGCGGCACGTCATGCTGTTCGACGTCAATCCGGGCGTGAAGCCCGGACGCTACATCACCCTGACGCTGAGCTTCTCCGATGGCCGCCGCATCGTGACCGGCGCCAAGGTGATCGCCGCAGGCGCACCCCGCCCGGCAGATAGCTAA
- the dnaK gene encoding molecular chaperone DnaK, with the protein MAKVIGIDLGTTNSCVSVMEGGKPKVIENAEGARTTPSIVAFAKDGERLVGQPAKRQAVTNGDNTIFAVKRLIGRRFDDPITKKDTELVPYKIARGPNGDAWVSAGGKDYSPSQISAFTLQKMKETAESYLGETVTQAVITVPAYFNDAQRQATKDAGQIAGLEVLRIINEPTAAALAYGLEKQDGKTIAVYDLGGGTFDVSILEIGDGVFEVKATNGDTFLGGEDFDNKLVEYLAEGFKKDEGIDLAKDKLALQRLKEAAEKAKIELSSAASTEVNLPFITADQNGPKHLVKTITRADLERLVDDLIKRTIEPMKKALADAGVKTDDISEVVLVGGMTRMPKVREAVKNFFGKDPHTGVNPDEVVAMGAAIQAGVLQGDVKDVLLLDVTPLSLGIETLGGIMTKMIDRNTTIPTKKSQVYSTADDNQGAVTIRVFQGEREMAQDNKLLGQFDLVGIPPAPRGVPQIEVTFDIDANGIVNVSAKDKGTGKEQQIRIQASGGLSDNDIEQMVRDAEQFAEEDKKRRAAAEAKNNAESLIHTTERELAENGDKVDDALKSEIEAAIAETKSAVESDDADRMTEKAQALAQVAMKLGQAIYEKQAQADASPAAGADAPKQDDVVDAEFSEVDDTKA; encoded by the coding sequence ATGGCTAAAGTTATCGGTATCGATCTGGGCACCACGAACAGCTGCGTTTCGGTCATGGAAGGCGGCAAGCCCAAGGTGATCGAAAATGCGGAAGGCGCGCGTACGACGCCGTCGATCGTCGCCTTCGCCAAGGATGGCGAGCGACTGGTCGGCCAGCCGGCCAAGCGCCAGGCGGTGACGAACGGCGACAACACCATCTTCGCGGTGAAGCGCCTGATCGGCCGCCGCTTCGACGATCCGATCACCAAGAAGGACACCGAGCTGGTGCCCTATAAGATCGCGCGCGGCCCCAATGGCGACGCCTGGGTCTCGGCCGGCGGCAAAGATTACAGCCCGTCGCAGATCAGCGCCTTCACCCTTCAGAAGATGAAGGAAACCGCCGAATCCTACCTGGGTGAGACGGTGACGCAGGCGGTGATCACCGTGCCGGCCTATTTCAACGACGCACAGCGTCAGGCGACCAAGGACGCCGGCCAGATCGCCGGCCTTGAAGTGCTGCGCATCATCAACGAGCCGACGGCGGCCGCGCTTGCCTATGGCCTGGAGAAGCAGGACGGCAAGACGATCGCGGTCTACGACCTTGGCGGCGGCACTTTCGACGTGTCGATCCTCGAGATCGGCGACGGCGTGTTCGAGGTGAAGGCCACCAATGGCGACACCTTCCTGGGCGGCGAGGATTTCGACAACAAGCTGGTCGAATATCTGGCCGAGGGCTTCAAGAAGGACGAGGGCATCGACCTCGCCAAGGACAAGCTCGCGCTTCAGCGCCTGAAGGAAGCGGCTGAAAAGGCGAAGATCGAGCTGTCGTCGGCGGCCTCGACCGAGGTCAACCTGCCCTTCATCACTGCCGATCAGAACGGGCCGAAGCATCTGGTCAAGACGATCACGCGCGCCGATCTGGAGCGTCTGGTCGACGACCTGATCAAGCGCACGATCGAGCCGATGAAGAAGGCGCTGGCCGATGCGGGCGTCAAGACCGACGACATCAGCGAAGTGGTGCTGGTCGGCGGCATGACCCGCATGCCCAAGGTCCGCGAGGCGGTGAAGAACTTCTTCGGCAAGGATCCGCACACCGGCGTGAACCCGGACGAGGTCGTGGCGATGGGTGCCGCGATCCAGGCCGGCGTGCTGCAGGGCGATGTGAAGGACGTGCTGCTGCTCGACGTGACCCCGCTGTCGCTGGGTATCGAGACGCTGGGCGGCATCATGACCAAGATGATCGACCGCAACACCACGATCCCGACCAAGAAGAGCCAGGTCTACTCCACCGCGGACGACAACCAGGGCGCGGTCACCATCCGCGTGTTCCAGGGCGAGCGCGAGATGGCGCAGGACAACAAGCTGCTGGGCCAGTTCGATCTGGTCGGCATCCCGCCGGCGCCGCGCGGCGTGCCGCAGATCGAGGTCACCTTCGACATCGACGCCAACGGCATCGTCAACGTGTCCGCCAAGGACAAGGGCACCGGCAAGGAGCAGCAGATCCGCATCCAGGCGAGCGGAGGCCTGTCGGACAACGACATCGAGCAGATGGTGCGCGATGCCGAGCAGTTTGCCGAGGAGGACAAGAAGCGCCGTGCGGCAGCGGAGGCGAAGAACAACGCCGAATCGCTGATCCACACCACCGAGCGCGAGCTTGCCGAAAATGGCGACAAGGTGGACGACGCCCTGAAGTCGGAAATCGAGGCAGCCATCGCCGAGACCAAGTCGGCGGTCGAATCGGACGATGCCGACCGCATGACCGAAAAGGCCCAGGCGCTGGCCCAGGTCGCGATGAAGCTCGGCCAGGCGATCTACGAGAAGCAGGCGCAGGCCGACGCTTCGCCCGCTGCCGGTGCCGATGCGCCCAAGCAGGACGACGTGGTCGATGCCGAATTCTCGGAAGTCGACGACACCAAGGCCTAA
- the dnaJ gene encoding molecular chaperone DnaJ: MSTTIDYYELLECERTADDATIKSRYRKLAMQYHPDRNAGCKDSEAKFKAISEAYDCLKDPQKRAAYDRYGHAAFQQGGGGGGGAQDFGGFSDIFESVFGEFMGGGRGGGRQSARRGADLRYDMEISLEEAFHGKDTEITVDVSAACDTCHGTGAKPGTSARTCQHCNGHGKVRAQQGFFVVERACPVCQGAGQVIADPCADCRGDGRIEKTKTLSVNVPPGVDEGTRIRLSGEGEAGARGAPPGDLYIFLHVKRHALFEREGTTLFARAPISFTTAALGGSLSIPGLDGRTHEIKIPAGIQSGKQLRQRGAGMPVLQGRGQGDLVVQIEVETPTKLSTRQRELLELFRETETGEECPESQGFFTKLKNVFAGE; the protein is encoded by the coding sequence ATGAGCACGACGATCGATTATTACGAACTGCTCGAATGCGAGCGGACTGCGGACGACGCGACGATCAAGTCGCGGTATCGCAAGCTGGCGATGCAATATCACCCGGATCGCAACGCCGGGTGCAAGGATTCCGAGGCCAAGTTCAAGGCGATCAGCGAAGCCTATGACTGTCTGAAGGACCCGCAGAAGCGCGCGGCCTATGACCGGTACGGCCATGCCGCCTTTCAGCAGGGCGGCGGCGGTGGTGGCGGTGCCCAGGATTTCGGCGGCTTTTCCGACATCTTCGAAAGCGTCTTCGGCGAATTCATGGGCGGCGGACGTGGCGGCGGGCGGCAATCCGCGCGGCGCGGTGCGGACCTGCGCTACGACATGGAAATCAGCCTGGAAGAGGCGTTCCATGGCAAGGATACGGAGATCACCGTCGACGTGTCGGCGGCGTGTGACACCTGCCACGGCACCGGTGCGAAGCCGGGAACCAGCGCGCGCACCTGTCAGCACTGCAACGGGCACGGCAAGGTACGGGCACAGCAGGGCTTCTTCGTGGTCGAGCGCGCATGCCCGGTCTGCCAAGGTGCGGGCCAGGTCATCGCCGACCCTTGCGCCGATTGTCGCGGCGATGGCCGGATCGAGAAGACCAAGACGCTGTCGGTGAACGTACCGCCCGGCGTGGACGAGGGTACGCGCATCCGCCTGTCGGGCGAAGGCGAGGCCGGGGCGCGGGGCGCACCGCCGGGGGATCTCTACATCTTCCTGCACGTCAAGCGGCATGCGCTGTTCGAACGCGAGGGGACGACGCTGTTCGCCCGCGCGCCAATAAGCTTCACCACCGCAGCGCTTGGCGGATCGCTGTCGATTCCCGGGCTCGATGGCCGCACGCACGAGATCAAGATTCCGGCAGGCATCCAGTCGGGCAAGCAACTGCGCCAGCGCGGCGCCGGCATGCCCGTGCTGCAAGGTCGCGGGCAGGGCGATCTGGTCGTGCAGATCGAGGTAGAGACGCCGACCAAGCTGTCGACGCGCCAGCGCGAGTTGCTGGAGCTGTTCCGGGAAACGGAAACCGGTGAGGAATGCCCCGAAAGCCAGGGTTTCTTCACCAAGCTGAAAAACGTGTTTGCGGGCGAGTGA
- the purB gene encoding adenylosuccinate lyase, with protein sequence MIPRYSRPQMTAIWDPQARFRIWFEIEAHATDALAALGVVPKQAAERIWEADKAAGDFDIARIDAIEAETKHDVIAFLTHVSERTGPEARFLHQGMTSSDVLDTCLAVQLKRAADILIDDLDQLLVVLKRRAEEHKLTPTIGRSHGIHAEPVTFGLKLAQAYAEFARNRTRLIAARDDVATCAISGAVGTFANIDPSVEAHVAEKLGLSVEPVSTQVIPRDRHAMFFATLGVIASSIERLATEVRHLQRTEVLEAEEYFSPGQKGSSAMPHKRNPVLTENLTGLARMVRGYVTPALENVALWHERDISHSSVERYIGPDATITLDFALARLTGVIDKLVVYPARMQKNLDRMGGLVHSQRVLLALTQAGVSREDSYRLVQRNAMKVWESDGELSLLDLLKADSEVTAALPVAEIEAKFDLDYHLKHVDTIFARVFG encoded by the coding sequence ATGATTCCGCGCTATTCCCGCCCCCAAATGACTGCGATCTGGGACCCGCAGGCCCGATTCCGCATCTGGTTCGAGATCGAGGCGCACGCCACCGACGCGCTGGCCGCCCTGGGCGTCGTGCCCAAGCAAGCAGCCGAGCGCATCTGGGAAGCCGACAAGGCCGCCGGCGACTTCGACATTGCGCGCATCGATGCGATCGAGGCCGAGACCAAGCATGACGTGATCGCGTTCCTGACCCATGTGTCCGAGCGTACCGGGCCGGAAGCACGCTTCCTGCACCAGGGCATGACCTCGTCCGACGTGCTCGACACCTGCCTGGCGGTGCAGTTGAAGCGTGCCGCCGACATTCTGATCGACGATCTGGACCAGTTGCTCGTCGTGCTGAAGCGCCGCGCCGAGGAGCACAAGCTGACGCCGACGATCGGACGCAGCCACGGCATCCATGCCGAACCCGTCACCTTCGGCCTGAAGCTGGCACAGGCCTATGCCGAGTTCGCCCGCAACCGCACCCGCCTGATCGCCGCGCGCGACGATGTCGCGACCTGCGCGATTTCGGGCGCGGTGGGCACCTTCGCCAATATCGACCCTTCGGTCGAGGCCCATGTCGCAGAAAAGCTCGGCCTGTCGGTCGAGCCGGTATCGACGCAGGTGATCCCCCGCGACCGGCACGCGATGTTCTTTGCCACGCTGGGCGTGATCGCCAGTTCGATCGAGCGGCTGGCCACCGAAGTGCGGCATTTGCAGCGCACCGAAGTGCTGGAAGCGGAGGAATATTTCTCGCCCGGCCAGAAGGGCTCCTCGGCGATGCCGCACAAGCGCAATCCGGTACTGACCGAGAACCTGACCGGTCTTGCACGCATGGTGCGCGGCTATGTCACCCCGGCGCTGGAGAATGTCGCGCTGTGGCATGAACGCGACATCAGCCACTCCTCGGTGGAGCGCTATATCGGCCCGGACGCCACGATCACGCTCGATTTCGCACTGGCCCGGCTGACCGGAGTGATCGACAAGCTGGTGGTGTATCCGGCGCGCATGCAGAAGAATCTCGACCGCATGGGCGGGCTGGTCCACTCGCAACGCGTCCTGCTGGCGCTGACCCAGGCCGGTGTCAGCCGCGAGGATTCCTATCGCCTGGTCCAGCGCAACGCGATGAAGGTGTGGGAATCGGACGGCGAACTGTCGCTGCTCGATCTGCTGAAGGCGGATAGCGAGGTGACGGCGGCATTGCCCGTGGCGGAGATCGAGGCGAAGTTCGATCTCGATTATCACCTCAAGCATGTCGACACGATCTTCGCGCGCGTTTTCGGCTGA
- a CDS encoding EF-hand domain-containing protein, translating into MLKYAMLATAMTVAAPALAQTTAAPAQTSPSAAQTAAPAAAPAGADPAQAAPAEAAAAQPATASQVAQVVDSQWATYDKDGNGSLSKAEFSEWMVALKAQTDPSAKAESADTKKWVGTAFAQADTDKSKSLSKSEVTGFLTAGQG; encoded by the coding sequence ATGTTGAAGTACGCTATGCTCGCAACCGCCATGACCGTTGCTGCTCCTGCGCTTGCGCAAACGACTGCGGCACCGGCGCAGACTTCGCCGAGTGCGGCGCAGACTGCGGCACCGGCGGCGGCACCTGCCGGCGCTGATCCGGCACAGGCCGCTCCTGCCGAAGCGGCCGCGGCGCAGCCGGCGACCGCCAGTCAGGTCGCGCAGGTCGTGGACAGCCAGTGGGCGACCTATGACAAGGACGGCAACGGCTCGCTGAGCAAGGCCGAATTCTCCGAATGGATGGTCGCCCTGAAGGCGCAGACCGATCCGTCCGCCAAGGCCGAATCGGCGGATACCAAGAAGTGGGTGGGCACCGCCTTCGCCCAGGCGGACACCGACAAGAGCAAGTCGCTCAGCAAGTCCGAGGTGACGGGCTTCCTCACCGCCGGCCAGGGCTGA
- the radC gene encoding RadC family protein translates to MEGGGDHAGHRARLRQRLLGGAGLLDHELIEYLLATAIPRRDTKPLAKNLLREFGGIGGVLTADADALLKQDGMGETAVAALKIAQACALRLVQTHAESRPILSNWQALLDYLHADMAHHGVERFRVLHLNTKNMLIRDEVMSKGSIDQAAVHVREVIRRAIDLNSSALILVHNHPSGDPSPSSADIEVTRNIAEAGRRLGITVHDHLIIGARGHVSLRSQGLI, encoded by the coding sequence ATGGAGGGGGGAGGCGATCATGCAGGGCATCGGGCACGGTTGCGGCAACGGTTGCTGGGAGGGGCCGGACTGCTGGATCACGAGCTGATCGAATATCTGCTCGCCACCGCCATTCCCCGCCGCGATACCAAGCCCTTAGCCAAGAATCTGCTGCGCGAGTTCGGGGGCATCGGCGGCGTGCTGACCGCCGATGCGGACGCCTTGTTGAAGCAGGACGGAATGGGCGAAACCGCGGTCGCCGCGCTGAAGATCGCTCAGGCCTGCGCGTTGCGACTGGTGCAGACTCACGCCGAATCGCGACCGATCTTGTCCAACTGGCAGGCGCTTCTCGACTATCTGCACGCCGACATGGCGCATCACGGCGTGGAGCGATTCCGGGTGCTGCACCTCAACACCAAGAACATGCTGATCCGCGACGAGGTGATGAGCAAGGGATCGATCGACCAGGCCGCGGTCCATGTCCGCGAGGTCATCCGCCGCGCGATCGACCTGAACTCCAGCGCGCTGATCCTGGTTCACAACCATCCGAGCGGCGACCCCTCGCCCAGCAGCGCCGACATCGAAGTGACGCGCAACATCGCGGAGGCCGGACGCAGGCTGGGCATAACGGTGCACGACCACCTGATCATCGGGGCACGCGGGCATGTCAGCCTGCGCTCGCAAGGCTTGATATGA